A genomic segment from uncultured Marinifilum sp. encodes:
- a CDS encoding type IX secretion system membrane protein PorP/SprF: MRRWKFIYIASFVMFALSVQAQDIEFSQFYANRLYLNPALAGSEFAPVASLTYRNQWPQNDRPFITYTASFDQYVDIIRGGLGILVIQDNQGKGAIKTTMASGIYSYSLNINRNLSVNTGLKATYVQRKLDWKSLIFSDMIDPLYGVIYPGREVQPEDLSQSYVDFSLGIVASYKKFYFGAVVDHLSEPDEAFNSDNASAKLPRKYTVHAGASIPIGYSRGLMKSDYTISPNILYQKQQDFEQINYGLYFSRNNWLLGGWFRHNLSFDFDAVIVLMGYQIDRLRIGYSYDYVISNLVKTNSGAHEISLTYILGKSKTSCSGTHYFKKKRRIRAIKCPKF; the protein is encoded by the coding sequence ATGAGAAGATGGAAATTTATTTATATAGCATCGTTTGTAATGTTTGCTCTTTCTGTGCAGGCGCAGGATATTGAGTTCTCACAATTCTATGCAAATCGTTTGTATTTAAATCCGGCTTTGGCCGGATCCGAATTTGCACCAGTAGCAAGTCTAACTTATCGTAATCAATGGCCTCAAAACGATCGTCCTTTTATTACATATACTGCTTCGTTCGACCAATACGTCGATATCATAAGAGGAGGATTAGGCATACTTGTTATACAGGATAATCAGGGAAAAGGAGCAATAAAGACAACTATGGCGTCAGGAATTTACTCCTATTCTCTTAATATTAATAGGAATTTATCTGTTAATACAGGATTAAAAGCAACTTACGTTCAGCGAAAGCTAGACTGGAAATCTCTTATATTTTCAGATATGATAGATCCTTTATATGGTGTAATATATCCAGGAAGGGAAGTGCAGCCCGAAGATTTGTCTCAATCTTATGTCGATTTTTCATTGGGAATTGTTGCCAGCTATAAAAAATTTTATTTTGGTGCAGTTGTCGATCATTTATCCGAGCCCGACGAAGCATTTAATTCTGATAATGCAAGTGCAAAATTACCCAGAAAATATACAGTACATGCAGGAGCCTCAATACCCATTGGTTATTCAAGAGGCTTAATGAAGAGTGATTATACTATATCGCCCAATATTTTATATCAAAAGCAGCAAGATTTTGAACAGATAAATTATGGATTATACTTCTCAAGAAACAACTGGCTGCTTGGTGGATGGTTTAGGCATAATCTATCTTTCGATTTCGATGCAGTTATTGTACTAATGGGATATCAGATTGATAGATTAAGAATTGGATATTCCTATGATTATGTGATATCTAATTTGGTAAAAACAAATTCTGGAGCTCACGAAATTTCTCTAACTTATATTTTAGGAAAATCTAAAACATCTTGTTCGGGTACGCATTACTTTAAAAAGAAAAGAAGAATACGTGCAATTAAGTGCCCAAAGTTTTAG
- a CDS encoding CsgE family curli-type amyloid fiber assembly protein, with translation MKIDQNLSKGFIIFMLLMMFVSAQAQESKKNRDSIRTLNILKNALNKTLENNNKTESNGYDMEIDGLVMDETLSKVGRDFYDMFYSLWQAPKGAKNYTIKIKEMVLPGLATQITILVDDNEIFKQKVQPRYEVLEQMTSYANQLTLRYLSNYEKMKAQLDGDDQSGSGIF, from the coding sequence ATGAAAATAGATCAGAATTTAAGTAAGGGATTTATTATTTTTATGTTGTTAATGATGTTTGTGTCTGCACAGGCTCAAGAGTCAAAAAAAAATAGAGATTCCATTAGAACTTTAAATATTCTTAAAAATGCCCTGAATAAAACATTGGAAAATAACAATAAAACCGAATCTAATGGCTATGACATGGAAATTGATGGATTAGTCATGGATGAAACATTATCAAAAGTAGGGCGAGATTTTTACGATATGTTCTATTCTTTATGGCAGGCTCCTAAAGGAGCAAAAAATTATACCATAAAAATTAAAGAAATGGTATTGCCGGGTTTAGCTACCCAAATAACCATTTTAGTTGATGATAATGAGATATTTAAGCAGAAGGTGCAGCCAAGATACGAAGTGCTTGAGCAGATGACAAGTTATGCAAATCAGCTAACACTTAGATATTTAAGTAATTATGAAAAAATGAAAGCCCAACTCGATGGAGATGATCAATCGGGAAGTGGAATATTTTAA
- a CDS encoding curli assembly protein CsgF produces the protein MKYVKVILIIALFAFLQPLNLVAQDFVYTPINSNFGGNSYNYNWMLNMATQQNKIEDPTSEDGYNTDPLDDFTTNLNRQILNQLSSQLVNQIFGESGDLETGTYNLGSYQVGIFEDASGITVDIQDITNGNRTNVVIPSY, from the coding sequence ATGAAATATGTTAAAGTTATATTAATAATAGCATTGTTCGCATTTTTGCAGCCATTAAATCTTGTGGCACAGGATTTTGTTTATACTCCTATAAATTCCAATTTTGGAGGAAATTCATATAATTATAATTGGATGCTTAATATGGCTACTCAGCAAAATAAAATAGAAGATCCAACTTCCGAAGATGGTTATAATACTGATCCTTTAGACGATTTTACAACTAATCTGAATAGACAAATCTTAAATCAATTATCCAGTCAGTTGGTAAATCAAATTTTTGGCGAAAGTGGTGATTTAGAAACAGGAACATACAATTTGGGAAGTTATCAAGTGGGTATTTTTGAAGATGCTAGTGGTATAACTGTTGATATACAGGATATAACTAACGGCAATCGCACAAATGTTGTCATACCTAGCTACTAA
- a CDS encoding CsgG/HfaB family protein — MYKFLPLCFFVILMLGACVPYFNQPVTEQRAEIGAETPARKNLVGLPEPREKIVAAVYKFRDQTGQYKASETGANWSTAVTQGTTSILLKAIEESGWFIPIEREGLSNLLNERKIIRSSRANYAGKDNKSQLLPPLLFAGIVLEGGVISYDANVITGGAGLRYFSAGGSGQYRQDRVTVYLRAISTSNGRILKTVYTSKMILSQKLDASIFRYVKFKRLLEAETGFTYNEPSEMAVKEAIEKAVESLIVEGVIEGLWDLKNPEDIGSEIITNYVEEKETNQESDFFDQLITKRRHKFGLGFNTGSWLYMGDYSHTEMEVMGGVSLLYDTQSFMQYAFNLSRGDLATTEHFQNTYNSLDFTAKYRLLPYKDWTPYLEGGIGVFSQHDKSSFTFDLSNEIYTQAMYGAGVEFLLNDRFGLNFSILNHYIFSDEVDGLKQGHFNDYFWEGKIGLNFYFDKIWDRSAKKKNRKEKIRKKAKKE, encoded by the coding sequence ATGTATAAATTTTTACCTCTGTGCTTTTTTGTTATTTTAATGCTTGGTGCCTGTGTACCATACTTTAATCAACCAGTAACAGAACAACGTGCCGAAATTGGAGCTGAAACTCCAGCAAGAAAAAATTTGGTAGGTTTACCCGAACCACGCGAGAAAATAGTGGCGGCAGTTTATAAGTTCAGGGATCAAACCGGACAGTATAAAGCATCAGAAACAGGAGCAAACTGGTCTACAGCTGTTACTCAAGGTACTACATCCATTCTGCTTAAGGCAATAGAAGAGTCAGGATGGTTTATTCCGATAGAACGAGAAGGTTTGTCTAATTTACTTAATGAACGTAAGATTATTCGATCCAGTCGAGCCAATTATGCCGGAAAAGATAACAAATCACAATTATTACCTCCTTTGCTATTTGCAGGTATTGTATTGGAAGGTGGAGTTATAAGTTATGATGCTAATGTTATTACCGGAGGAGCTGGCTTAAGGTATTTCTCGGCTGGAGGTTCTGGTCAATATCGTCAGGATAGAGTGACGGTGTATCTTCGTGCTATTTCCACAAGTAATGGTCGAATCTTAAAAACTGTATATACCTCAAAAATGATTCTCTCGCAAAAATTAGATGCGAGTATTTTTAGATATGTAAAATTTAAAAGATTGCTCGAAGCTGAAACAGGATTTACTTATAATGAACCCTCCGAAATGGCAGTTAAAGAAGCTATCGAAAAAGCTGTCGAATCTTTAATTGTTGAAGGAGTGATTGAAGGACTTTGGGATCTTAAGAATCCAGAAGATATTGGTTCCGAAATAATTACGAATTATGTGGAGGAAAAAGAAACAAATCAGGAATCTGATTTTTTCGATCAGTTAATAACCAAACGGCGTCATAAATTTGGTTTAGGTTTTAATACAGGATCATGGTTGTATATGGGTGATTATAGTCATACCGAAATGGAGGTAATGGGAGGAGTTTCGTTGCTGTACGATACACAATCCTTTATGCAATATGCTTTTAATTTAAGCCGGGGAGATTTGGCCACAACTGAACATTTTCAGAATACTTACAATTCTTTAGATTTTACCGCAAAATATAGATTGTTGCCATATAAGGATTGGACTCCCTATTTAGAAGGTGGAATTGGTGTTTTTTCTCAGCACGATAAATCATCTTTTACATTCGATTTATCTAATGAAATTTATACTCAGGCAATGTACGGAGCAGGAGTTGAATTTCTTCTTAACGATAGATTTGGGTTAAATTTTTCGATATTAAATCATTATATATTTAGTGATGAGGTAGATGGTTTAAAACAAGGTCATTTTAATGATTACTTTTGGGAAGGAAAAATAGGTTTAAATTTTTATTTCGATAAAATATGGGATAGGAGTGCTAAAAAGAAAAATCGAAAAGAAAAGATAAGAAAAAAAGCAAAAAAAGAATAA
- a CDS encoding carboxypeptidase regulatory-like domain-containing protein yields the protein MNKFYALFAPFLILVLSMFLFSCNESTVDPELYGSISGTVKTSDGSIPMEGVTITTSPGTSSFTTNAEGVFEIGEVAVGDYSITAKKEDYTTENINISVREDQEVVMEILMQVAPLDSSIPDEITYVSPLDIEEDETKLSTEVTLTWNNGVTEKGDTLYFDVILFEGADDTEGSKYAENILDTTFTVKGLKFETTYLWKIEAKNKQLETTEGKLWRFTTEDYPLNGYLFVKDSLDSRDIYSWDLQENHLVRLTDDGGNELYPRISPNEQKIAYSSNSSGKYHIYTMSTRGKDEYKVTGDKDIVGNYNNGGGFTWSPSGDQILYGHYDELLVINADGTGLNKIANAPVNREFIQMDWTYQFNNDSNPTIVALSQGKKPYDNEIYLIDPDDGSMTLLVDNIEGTLSNPHFSNGGDKIIFSMDTLYEDDRGYQNDARIISINIDGTGWQDLSGDNKEAGTNDLQARYSELGGKIIFMNVANDGEGVKSIWTMDTDGSNREKLINNGEMPDWYNP from the coding sequence ATGAATAAATTCTATGCACTCTTTGCACCATTTTTAATATTAGTCTTATCCATGTTTTTATTCTCATGCAATGAGAGTACAGTTGATCCAGAACTGTATGGTTCCATTAGTGGTACTGTAAAAACATCAGACGGAAGTATTCCTATGGAGGGAGTTACTATCACAACAAGTCCTGGAACATCATCATTTACAACAAACGCCGAAGGTGTTTTTGAAATAGGAGAAGTTGCAGTAGGAGACTATTCAATTACTGCAAAAAAAGAAGATTATACTACTGAGAACATTAATATTAGTGTTCGAGAAGATCAGGAAGTCGTAATGGAGATTCTTATGCAGGTAGCTCCACTTGATTCGAGTATTCCAGATGAAATTACTTATGTTTCGCCTTTAGATATTGAAGAAGACGAAACGAAACTTAGTACCGAAGTAACTTTAACCTGGAATAATGGCGTAACAGAAAAGGGAGATACATTATATTTCGATGTAATTCTTTTCGAAGGTGCAGATGATACAGAAGGAAGCAAGTATGCTGAAAATATTTTGGATACTACCTTTACAGTAAAGGGGCTAAAATTTGAAACTACATATTTATGGAAAATTGAAGCTAAAAATAAACAATTGGAAACAACCGAAGGTAAACTTTGGCGTTTTACTACCGAAGATTATCCCTTAAATGGTTATTTGTTTGTAAAGGACTCTTTAGATAGTCGCGATATTTATTCGTGGGATTTGCAAGAAAATCATTTAGTACGTTTAACTGATGATGGAGGTAATGAGTTGTATCCAAGAATTTCTCCAAATGAACAAAAGATAGCATATTCGTCTAATTCCTCAGGTAAATACCATATCTATACAATGAGTACTCGTGGAAAAGATGAATATAAAGTTACCGGTGATAAAGATATTGTAGGTAATTATAATAATGGTGGTGGTTTTACATGGTCTCCTTCAGGAGATCAAATTTTATATGGACACTATGATGAACTATTGGTGATAAATGCCGATGGTACAGGTTTAAATAAAATAGCTAATGCGCCGGTTAATAGAGAATTTATTCAAATGGATTGGACATATCAGTTTAATAATGATTCAAATCCAACTATCGTTGCTTTATCGCAAGGAAAAAAACCTTATGACAACGAAATTTACCTTATTGATCCCGATGATGGTAGCATGACTCTGCTGGTTGATAATATAGAAGGAACCTTATCTAATCCTCATTTTTCTAATGGAGGAGATAAGATTATTTTTTCTATGGATACTTTGTACGAAGATGATCGTGGTTATCAAAATGATGCTAGAATTATTAGCATAAATATTGATGGAACAGGATGGCAGGATTTATCTGGAGATAACAAAGAAGCTGGAACAAATGACTTGCAAGCGCGATACTCTGAACTTGGAGGAAAAATTATTTTTATGAATGTTGCAAATGATGGCGAGGGTGTTAAGTCCATTTGGACAATGGATACTGATGGAAGTAATAGAGAGAAACTAATTAATAATGGGGAGATGCCAGATTGGTATAATCCGTGA
- the rplS gene encoding 50S ribosomal protein L19 — protein sequence MDLIKIAEEAFSTGIEIPEFNSGDTISVSYKIKEGNKERTQVFRGVVIQIKGSGTTKTFTIRKMSGNVGVERIIPISSPFIEKIEVNKRGRVRRARIYYLRGLTGKKARIKEKRF from the coding sequence ATGGATTTAATTAAAATTGCAGAAGAGGCTTTCTCTACAGGTATCGAAATTCCTGAATTTAACTCAGGTGATACTATTAGTGTTTCTTACAAAATTAAAGAGGGAAACAAAGAAAGAACTCAGGTATTTAGAGGTGTTGTTATCCAAATTAAAGGATCAGGTACAACTAAAACTTTTACCATCAGAAAAATGTCGGGTAATGTTGGTGTAGAAAGAATTATTCCAATTAGCTCTCCATTTATCGAAAAAATTGAAGTAAACAAAAGAGGTCGTGTTAGAAGAGCTAGAATTTATTACTTACGCGGACTTACAGGTAAAAAAGCAAGAATCAAAGAAAAAAGATTTTAA
- a CDS encoding C69 family dipeptidase, producing the protein MKKISAIVSLFMAIIVFSATTSQACTNYLVTRGASTDGSNMITYAADSHVLYGELYFRPAADWAEGTMIDVYEWDTGKYLGKIPQVPHTYSVIGNMNEFQVAIGETTYGGRKELGSQEGAIIDYGSLMYLTLQRSKNAREAIKVMTDLVETYGYYSSGESFSISDKNEVWILEMIGKGNGEKGAVWVARMIPDGYVSGHANQARITNFPLEGKNSISSDKMNKIFNPEVTNVYAKDVISFAKEKGFYPKEGKNKNFSFSDTYAPVDFGAARFCEIRVWSFFNEVKEGMDKYFDYCKGNIKHDDKGYATNRMPLWIKPDEKINVLDMMDFMRNHLEGTELDMAKDMGAGPYGNPYRWRPLTWKVDGVTYCNERATATQQTGFSFVAQSRNWLPDAVGGINWFGVDDASSSVYFPMYCGSTRVPKSFAVGNGKMMDFTNKSAFWVFNQVTNFAYTRYNAIHPEIAKKQKTLEKKYLSFTKIIDLAAEDMFKSDASSAIEFLTDFSCNQGDNLTNEWREFYGYLFAKYMDGNIKEKDGNKQNPKMTQPGYSKEFYKTIVKTTGDKLKVSGAAH; encoded by the coding sequence ATGAAGAAAATTTCTGCAATTGTCTCCTTATTTATGGCAATTATCGTCTTTTCGGCAACAACATCACAAGCCTGTACCAATTATCTTGTAACACGTGGAGCTAGCACCGACGGTTCAAACATGATAACCTATGCTGCCGACTCACATGTATTATACGGAGAATTGTATTTCCGACCTGCTGCCGATTGGGCTGAAGGTACAATGATAGATGTTTATGAGTGGGATACAGGAAAATATCTTGGAAAAATCCCTCAGGTTCCTCACACCTATTCCGTAATTGGAAACATGAATGAATTTCAGGTGGCAATTGGAGAAACAACCTATGGTGGTAGAAAAGAATTAGGATCACAAGAGGGTGCTATTATTGATTATGGTAGTTTAATGTATCTAACGCTTCAACGTTCAAAAAATGCTCGCGAAGCAATTAAAGTTATGACAGACCTAGTAGAAACTTACGGGTACTACAGTTCTGGAGAATCTTTTTCTATATCCGACAAAAATGAAGTTTGGATTTTAGAAATGATAGGAAAAGGTAATGGTGAAAAAGGAGCTGTTTGGGTAGCTAGAATGATTCCTGACGGATATGTTAGCGGCCATGCTAACCAAGCTAGAATCACAAACTTTCCTCTTGAAGGCAAAAATTCTATTTCATCTGATAAAATGAATAAAATATTTAATCCTGAGGTGACTAACGTTTATGCAAAAGATGTAATTTCATTTGCCAAAGAAAAAGGTTTCTATCCTAAGGAAGGTAAAAATAAAAATTTCAGTTTTTCAGATACGTATGCTCCTGTTGATTTTGGTGCTGCCAGATTTTGTGAAATTAGAGTTTGGTCTTTCTTTAATGAGGTTAAGGAAGGTATGGATAAATACTTCGACTATTGTAAAGGAAATATTAAACATGATGATAAAGGTTATGCAACCAACAGAATGCCTCTGTGGATTAAACCTGATGAAAAAATTAATGTTCTAGACATGATGGATTTCATGAGAAATCACCTTGAGGGAACAGAGCTAGATATGGCTAAAGATATGGGAGCTGGCCCTTATGGTAACCCATATCGCTGGAGACCTTTAACATGGAAAGTTGATGGAGTTACTTATTGCAATGAAAGAGCTACTGCAACACAACAAACAGGTTTTTCATTTGTTGCTCAGTCAAGAAACTGGTTACCAGATGCTGTTGGTGGAATTAACTGGTTTGGAGTTGACGATGCTTCTTCATCGGTATATTTCCCAATGTATTGCGGTAGTACTAGAGTACCTAAATCATTTGCCGTAGGTAATGGAAAGATGATGGATTTCACTAACAAATCTGCTTTCTGGGTATTCAATCAGGTTACAAACTTTGCATATACTCGTTACAATGCAATACATCCTGAAATTGCTAAAAAGCAAAAAACTTTAGAGAAAAAATATCTTTCTTTTACCAAAATTATCGATTTAGCTGCTGAAGATATGTTTAAGTCAGATGCAAGCAGTGCTATCGAATTCTTAACCGATTTTTCTTGTAATCAAGGTGACAACCTTACAAATGAATGGAGAGAATTTTATGGTTATCTATTCGCTAAATATATGGATGGAAATATTAAAGAAAAAGATGGAAATAAGCAAAATCCTAAAATGACTCAACCTGGCTATAGTAAAGAATTTTATAAAACTATTGTTAAAACCACTGGCGATAAACTTAAAGTAAGTGGGGCTGCTCATTAA
- a CDS encoding M23 family metallopeptidase codes for MNLIKTNIITLLHIVLFCASPYLNAQTKTFQKNIFRSPVDFTITLSGNFAELRNNHFHSGIDIRTFTTGKKVYSIADGYVSRIKVSANGYGNAIYIDHPSGYTSVYGHLNNYNSKIEKFVKAQQYQKKSFELDLHLKKDQFPVTKGQIIAFSGNTGASGGPHLHFEIRDTKTEHPLNPLFFGFKIKDTTRPKIFNLYMYPLDSLSSVNGKNVRQNFPVTFYNNAYHLKSDPKISLAGNIGFALNTNDYLDNTWGKCGIYRMQVKVNDTLISDYSFNEFSFDESRYINSHMDYELNILENRRVHKTFRDKNNKLSIYTKFRNNGVYNFKNGEKYKIDFISSDTKNNIAKLRVYARGVDNPKTFPSKNFNKLMLCNEENNYKNENIEVKFPNNSFYTDLKFNYSIKKDSNFLSDIHSIHNNKIPVHKYYTLAIKADNIPNNLKDKVLIASIGNKGQLSNTGGIYIDGWVKTKTRTLGNFAIIADTIAPTVIARTKFKLKNLQGQKRISFKISDKLSGIKSYRGHIDGSWVLFEYDAKNNHLFYTFDKKRLLPKRKHQLDLTVTDHVGNSTLLKKEFFW; via the coding sequence ATGAACTTAATTAAAACAAACATAATCACACTTTTACACATTGTACTATTTTGTGCTTCGCCATACTTAAATGCACAAACAAAAACTTTTCAAAAAAATATTTTCAGATCTCCTGTTGATTTCACCATTACATTATCGGGAAATTTTGCCGAATTGCGTAATAATCATTTCCATTCTGGAATCGATATAAGAACATTTACAACAGGCAAAAAAGTATATTCTATTGCAGATGGGTATGTTAGCAGAATAAAAGTTTCAGCCAATGGTTATGGTAATGCAATTTATATCGATCATCCAAGTGGTTACACATCAGTTTATGGGCATTTAAATAATTACAATTCTAAAATCGAAAAATTTGTAAAAGCTCAACAATATCAAAAAAAATCATTTGAACTTGACCTACATTTAAAGAAAGATCAATTTCCAGTTACAAAAGGTCAAATTATTGCATTTTCTGGCAATACTGGTGCTTCGGGTGGTCCTCATCTTCATTTTGAAATTCGTGATACTAAAACCGAACATCCATTAAATCCTTTATTTTTCGGGTTTAAAATTAAAGATACCACTCGTCCTAAAATATTTAATTTATATATGTATCCTTTAGATTCATTGAGTAGTGTAAATGGGAAAAATGTAAGACAAAATTTTCCAGTTACATTTTACAATAATGCATATCATTTAAAATCTGATCCAAAAATATCGCTTGCCGGCAATATTGGTTTTGCACTTAACACTAACGATTATTTAGATAACACTTGGGGAAAATGTGGCATATATAGAATGCAGGTTAAGGTAAACGATACTCTAATAAGCGATTATTCGTTTAATGAGTTTTCTTTTGATGAATCGAGATATATTAATTCGCACATGGATTACGAACTAAATATCCTTGAAAACAGAAGGGTACATAAAACTTTTAGAGATAAAAACAATAAACTATCGATTTATACAAAATTTAGAAATAATGGGGTTTACAATTTTAAAAATGGAGAAAAATATAAGATAGATTTCATAAGCAGCGACACAAAGAATAATATTGCAAAACTGAGAGTTTACGCCAGAGGAGTAGATAATCCAAAAACTTTTCCTTCAAAAAATTTCAATAAACTAATGTTATGCAATGAAGAGAACAATTATAAAAATGAAAATATTGAGGTAAAATTCCCCAACAACTCTTTTTACACCGATTTAAAATTTAATTACTCCATAAAAAAGGATTCCAATTTTTTATCGGATATACACTCAATTCACAATAACAAAATTCCGGTTCACAAATATTATACTCTTGCAATAAAAGCCGATAACATTCCAAATAATTTAAAAGACAAAGTCCTTATTGCATCCATAGGAAATAAGGGACAATTAAGCAATACCGGCGGAATTTATATCGATGGATGGGTAAAAACAAAAACTCGCACATTGGGCAATTTCGCAATTATTGCAGATACAATAGCTCCTACTGTAATTGCCAGGACTAAATTCAAGCTAAAAAATCTGCAAGGACAAAAAAGAATCTCTTTTAAAATTAGTGATAAATTATCTGGAATAAAATCGTATCGCGGGCACATTGATGGCTCCTGGGTTTTATTTGAATATGATGCTAAAAACAATCACTTATTTTACACATTCGACAAAAAACGTTTACTTCCTAAGCGTAAACATCAGTTGGATTTAACAGTTACCGATCACGTGGGAAATTCTACGCTCTTAAAAAAAGAATTTTTCTGGTAA
- a CDS encoding cell division protein ZapA, whose translation MEKKLSIKVGVAGRSYPLNIDRSKEEVIRKAAKMIDEKVMQYKQRYKDKDTQDFLAMASLQYVIKVLELENTADVAPVFNELKTMERELSDFLEKE comes from the coding sequence ATGGAAAAGAAACTTTCAATAAAAGTTGGAGTAGCTGGGAGATCTTACCCTCTTAATATTGACCGAAGTAAGGAAGAGGTAATAAGGAAAGCTGCCAAAATGATTGATGAGAAAGTTATGCAATACAAACAAAGATATAAAGATAAAGATACTCAGGATTTTCTGGCCATGGCCTCTTTGCAGTATGTAATTAAGGTTCTAGAATTGGAAAATACGGCTGATGTTGCACCTGTTTTTAATGAATTGAAGACAATGGAGCGTGAGTTAAGTGATTTTTTAGAAAAAGAGTAA
- the rny gene encoding ribonuclease Y: MIEIIIGSIAFVGGGIISYFVLQKALKTKSEMIVKEAQTEAEVIKKDKILQAKEKFLQLKTEHEKQINSKNNKLLAAENKFKQKENTLNQRMDDFQRKKKEVDAIRDNLNHQIDLVDKKSEELEKAKRQQVEQLEAISGMSGEEAKNQLIDSMREEAKTEAMSYVNEIMEEAKMSANMEAKKVVVKTIQRVATETAIENSVTIFHIESDEIKGRIIGREGRNIRALEAATGIEIIVDDTPEAIVLSGFDPVRREIARLALHQLVTDGRIHPARIEEVVNKVRKQIEEEIIETGKRTAIDLGIHGLHPELIRMVGKMKYRSSYGQNLLQHSRETANLCAIMATELGLNAKRAKRAGLLHDIGKVPDDEPELPHAILGMKLAEKFKEKPDICNAIGAHHDEIEMTSMISPIIQACDAISGARPGARREIVESYIKRLKDLENLALSHPGVLKTYAIQAGRELRVIVGSDKVSDKEAETLSLDIAQKIQDEMTYPGQVKITVIRETRAINYAK; the protein is encoded by the coding sequence ATGATTGAAATAATAATAGGATCCATTGCTTTTGTGGGCGGAGGTATCATTTCTTATTTTGTTTTGCAAAAAGCATTAAAAACAAAAAGTGAGATGATTGTAAAAGAAGCTCAGACAGAGGCAGAAGTGATCAAAAAAGATAAAATCCTTCAGGCTAAGGAGAAATTTCTGCAGCTTAAAACTGAGCATGAAAAGCAAATAAACTCAAAAAATAATAAGCTGTTGGCTGCCGAAAATAAATTCAAGCAAAAAGAGAATACTCTTAATCAGCGAATGGATGATTTTCAGCGTAAAAAGAAAGAAGTTGATGCTATCCGAGATAATTTAAATCATCAGATTGATTTAGTAGATAAAAAATCGGAAGAGCTTGAGAAAGCTAAGAGACAGCAGGTTGAGCAGTTGGAAGCTATTTCTGGAATGTCGGGAGAAGAGGCTAAGAATCAGCTGATTGATTCAATGAGAGAAGAAGCCAAGACCGAGGCTATGTCTTATGTGAATGAAATCATGGAAGAGGCAAAAATGTCTGCTAATATGGAGGCTAAAAAAGTAGTTGTTAAAACAATACAAAGAGTAGCCACAGAAACAGCAATTGAAAATTCAGTTACTATTTTCCATATCGAGTCCGATGAAATTAAAGGTAGAATTATTGGTCGTGAGGGACGAAATATTCGTGCTTTAGAGGCTGCAACGGGAATTGAAATCATTGTTGATGATACGCCAGAAGCTATTGTACTTTCAGGTTTTGATCCGGTACGAAGAGAAATTGCTCGTTTGGCTCTTCATCAATTGGTTACCGACGGACGTATTCACCCCGCAAGAATCGAAGAGGTAGTGAATAAGGTTCGTAAACAAATAGAGGAAGAAATTATTGAAACAGGTAAGCGTACTGCAATTGATTTGGGAATTCATGGTTTACATCCCGAATTGATTCGTATGGTGGGTAAAATGAAGTATCGTTCATCTTATGGACAAAATTTACTGCAGCACTCACGAGAAACTGCAAATTTATGTGCGATAATGGCAACCGAGTTAGGCTTGAATGCTAAACGGGCGAAAAGAGCCGGTTTGTTACATGATATAGGTAAGGTGCCCGATGATGAGCCAGAATTGCCACACGCAATTTTAGGTATGAAATTGGCAGAAAAATTTAAAGAGAAACCTGATATTTGTAATGCGATTGGTGCTCACCACGATGAAATTGAAATGACATCTATGATTTCGCCAATTATTCAGGCTTGTGATGCTATTTCTGGAGCTCGTCCTGGAGCTCGTCGTGAAATTGTTGAGTCTTACATAAAGCGTTTGAAAGATCTTGAAAATCTAGCTCTTTCTCACCCTGGAGTATTAAAAACATACGCTATTCAGGCCGGTAGAGAGCTTAGAGTTATTGTTGGAAGCGATAAGGTTTCTGATAAGGAAGCGGAAACTCTTTCTTTAGATATTGCTCAGAAAATTCAAGATGAAATGACTTATCCTGGACAGGTTAAGATTACAGTAATACGTGAAACAAGAGCGATTAATTACGCGAAATAA